One part of the Pecten maximus chromosome 9, xPecMax1.1, whole genome shotgun sequence genome encodes these proteins:
- the LOC117333814 gene encoding CST complex subunit CTC1-like has product MKDGCMDKDAAYFVEKSQLYGFNPTQHTQIQWLEGMYDVWRAAEVGVEDVLQTVVDICQDVKVLTKYLGVDVGWCKKQDTTFHSQLTTAPATSEGGLCSEGSLKNKRCILVGQLTTGLSDHPGQLVISDSTSSIPVEVRYSDCEVMGLLHQWAVFPSWNLIITRRGKRYLELCAKPEVVRSSSHQPLLCRPIPVVSAKTASTLLLHKDTLKSGCVDMVATVEAVGEIHRVKTDLLFCIRLQHGVNIIVKKQEFLHWQKFLMPGDKKIFTAMRPTTLKKGAGSSIKVFVPWKGSKLFSPTSVDHNCVSLQEWLRGQGDDEHERVTLEEMEEEEEGDEQKKEDNNLASYQGVVTSDELAYLGIYILDTKVGLCVSCVPAVHKYQFLRVGSKVIIHNAHFSRSEQFPHTRVVCCTSSCVKVMEFSSLDNKPQMVNLPVILQQVMKKSCITRGLLDTFINFASCLHRKLARSFHHELTSILETTFEYCCTPDCDMVGRVYIREFLSGTHQCGLVQNQDGNGVYTVAPDMSEFTQEMSCLVTGADNLSSDSATYWGYHHQLQGMPHKILVGVLDLSSKNGRVQLRDDTGSIDCLITMTTSSERHVCTEICCCGDLKPGSNFRCPFLHSCCVGAVVAVTKFTVIREQFTGLNNSLNNLKMTDSDPTHSDVWYVVFSMLNAVLIHRPTVCKTPQDQVPHKRGKVDQGRTGQPTDEGRQLVLINHRETLVLDRRVYSGSRFRMAVHGHILHNTGGDSLNWDVIESLQKQHSQQHHVHNGYTDVDKHQSVLKAKSENSLSPAVIFLFQNDAVRWCHTIVPGGVYRILVPTQKLCPTGPGSWQLKKAMAKAGGRSVHEVPVNAQLFRVFPNKTPSDAGVGSTGNLPIKTIVMERCEATLVGFEGQIVRRCPVESDGHHTSTKRTPDHPSDSQLGVGSPDGCGVKVVVKCQRSGDEVDVYFNLDSFVYPLGLLPGVGVCLERVERKVSRKNNVYCQFIAVSCLHIQHLTDLASEIPTPTHSPETGPLRLVYLADLWRNNIKSSPFPVCCHVQRFLKVSLKWVCHQCGSVCVGGACCNPGCRADHSTRFLARASVIVEDGTSVAIVTVRDAAVQKLLLLSDREWSSLQSVVHTEGEVFLQKTRPEFSSQVEMFVHHLCDSSLVKKDWEMWLRIRTGVSTDWSSGGSLDDMSLDEFSLKNVDSGLATIETRCLPFLQLDCVEVKKIDYRKWTLICLK; this is encoded by the exons ATGAAGGATGGGTGTATGGATAAAGATGCAGCGTACTTCGTGGAGAAATCCCAATTATATGGCTTCAACCCAACACAACACACc CAAATCCAATGGCTAGAAGGTATGTATGATGTGTGGAGAGCTGCTGAGGTGGGGGTAGAGGATGTACTGCAGACAGTGGTGGATATCTGTCAGGACGTCAAAGTCCTCACAAAGTACCTGGGGGTTGATGTAGGATGGTGTAAGAAACAGGACACAACATTCCATAGCCAGCTCACAACTGCTCCAGCTACTTCTGAGGGTGGACTCTGCTCCGAGGGctcattgaaaaataaaag ATGTATTTTAGTTGGACAGTTGACAACAGGCTTGTCAGATCATCCTGGACAGCTAGTGATATCAGATTCCACATCGTCTATCCCAGTAGAG GTGAGATACTCAGACTGTGAGGTAATGGGATTGTTACATCAGTGGGCAGTGTTTCCATCTTGGAACCTCATCATCACAAGAAGAG GTAAACGTTACCTGGAGTTGTGTGCCAAGCCTGAAGTAGTGAGATCTTCCTCCCATCAACCTCTCCTGTGTAGACCAATTCCAGTCGTTTCTGCTAAAACTGCATCCACCCTGCTTCTGCACAA AGACACTTTGAAGTCAGGATGTGTAGACATGGTCGCCACTGTTGAAGCTGTTGGGGAAATTCACAG AGTTAAAACAGACCTGTTATTCTGTATACGCCTCCAGCACGGTGTTAACATCATTGTCAAG AAGCAAGAATTTCTTCACTGGCAAAAGTTCCTTATGCCTGGAGACAAGAAAATCTTCACTGCCATGAGACCTACAACACTTAAGAAG gGTGCAGGGTCTAGTATCAAAGTATTTGTTCCATGGAAAGGTAGCAAGCTTTTTAGTCCCACCTCAGTAGACCATAACTGTGTGTCACTTCAG GAGTGGCTGAGAGGACAAGGTGATGATGAACATGAACGAGTCACTCTTGAGGAAATGGAAGAGGAGGAAGAAGGCGATGAGCAGAAGAAAGAGGATAACAATTTGGCTTCTTACCAG GGAGTTGTGACTTCAGATGAATTGGCCTATCTTGGAATATACATACTAGACACCAAAGTTGG GCTGTGTGTAAGCTGTGTGCCCGCTGTCCACAAGTACCAGTTCCTTAGGgttgggtcaaaggtcatcatACACAATGCTCATTTCAGCCGCTCAGAACAG TTTCCTCACACGAGGGTTGTGTGTTGTACAAGCAGTTGTGTCAAAGTGATGGAGTTCTCAAGTCTGGACAACAAACCTCAG ATGGTGAACCTACCTGTAATATTGCAACAGGTGATGAAGAAGTCTTGTATAACTCGAGGACTGTTAGATACATTCATCAACTTTGCCAGCTGCCTCCATAGAAAACTTGCCAGAAGTTTTCATCA TGAACTAACCAGTATACTAGAGACCACCTTTGAGTATTGCTGTACCCCAGACTGTGACATGGTAGGGAGAGTATACATCCGGGAGTTCCTGTCCGGGACACACCAGTGTGGCTTAGTCCAAAACCAG GATGGAAATGGTGTTTACACGGTGGCACCAGACATGAGTGAGTTCACACAAGAAATGAGTTGCCTAGTAACAGGGGCAGACAACCTCTCATCAGACAGCGCCACCTACTGGGGCTACCACCACCAACTTCAGGGGATGCCACACAAG ATTTTAGTTGGAGTGCTGGATCTTTCATCAAAAAATGGACGAGTTCAGCTGAGGGATGACACTGGATCTATTGACTGCCTCATCACCATGACAACATCAAGTGAACGTCATGTCTGTACGGAAATCTGTTGTTGTGGTGACCTTAAACCTGGGTCAAACTTCCGATGTCCATTTCTGCATTCCTGTTGTGTAGGTGCAGTTGTAGCTGTCACCAAATTCACCGTGATTCGTGAACAATTTACTGGTTTGAACAACTCATTGAATAATTTAAAGATGACAGATTCTGACCCAACTCATAGTGATGTATGGTATgttgtgttctctatgttaAATGCTGTGTTGATACATAGACCTACAGTTTGTAAAACACCTCAGGATCAGGTTCCTCATAAGAGAGGTAAGGTAGACCAAGGTCGTACTGGACAGCCTACAgatgaagggagacaactggtGCTGATAAACCACAGAGAAACATTGGTCCTAGACCGAAGGGTCTACAGTGGTTCACGCTTCAGGATGGCCGTACATGGTCACATCCTACACAATACAGGCGGGGATTCTTTAAACTGGGATGTGATAGAAAGTCTCCAGAAACAACATTCTCAGCAGCATCACGTACATAATGGGTACACTGATGTTGATAAACACCAGTCTGTTCTAAAGGCAAAATCAGAAAACAGTCTTTCACCTGCAGTGATATTTTTGTTCCAAAATGATGCTGTACGATGGTGTCACACTATTGTACCAGGAGGAGTTTATAGAATCTTGGTGCCTACACAGAAGCTGTGCCCAACAGGGCCAGGGTCATGGCAGTTGAAGAAGGCCATGGCGAAGGCAGGGGGCAGAAGTGTCCACGAGGTGCCGGTGAACGCTCAACTCTTTAGAGTCTTCCCAAACAAG aCCCCTTCTGATGCTGGTGTTGGCTCCACAGGGAACTTGCCAATCAAGACAATTGTGATGGAAAG ATGCGAGGCGACACTTGTCGGCTTTGAGGGACAGATCGTAAGACGATGTCCTGTAGAGTCTGACGGCCATCATACCTCTACAAAGAGAACACCTGACCATCCATCAGATTCACAACTAG GTGTTGGATCCCCTGACGGATGTGGGGTGAAGGTCGTTGTGAAGTGTCAGAGGTCAGGTGATGAAGTGGATGTCTATTTCAACCTGGACAGTTTTGTGTACCCCCTGGGACTGCTCCCTGGGGTTGGGGTGTGTCTGGAGCGGGTGGAGAGAAAGGTGTCCCGGAAGAACAATGTCTACTGTCAGTTTATAGCTGTGTCCTGTCTCCACATACAACACCTCACAGACCTGGCAAG TGAAATCCCTACCCCCACCCACAGCCCAGAAACAGGACCTCTCCGACTAGTGTACCTGGCAGACTTGTGGAGGAATAATATCAAGAGCTCGCCTTTTCCCGTCTGTTGTCATGTACAGAGATTCCTCAAAGTGTCTCTAAAATGGGTGTGTCACCAATGTGGATCTGTTTGTGTTGGTGGAGCCTGTTGTAACCCTGGCTGTCGGGCAGATCACAGTACACGGTTCCTCGCCAGAGCTAG TGTTATTGTTGAGGATGGGACAAGTGTTGCTATAGTGACAGTGAGGGATGCTGCCGTACAGAAGTTACTGCTGCTGTCAGACAGAGAATGGTCCAGTCTGCAGAGTGTGGTACATACAGAGGGAGAGGTGTTCCTCCAAAAG